The genomic DNA TTTAATACTATTTGTTGGTATATCATTCCTTGAAGACTGCGGTTATATGGCTAGGGCTGCATTTTTAATGGATAAGGTTATGCATAAGTTTGGTCTTCATGGTCAATCATTTATACCTATGTTCTTAGGTTTTGGCTGTACTATACCTGCTACTATGGCTGCTAGAACTTTGAGAAACAAAAAAGATAGAATTGTAACTGTACTTATAACCACATTTATGAGCTGCGGTGCTAGAATTCCTGTTTATGTATTATTTACAGCTGCATTCTTCTCACCAAAAATGGCTCCTACTGTAATGTTTAGTATATATATAATTGGCGTAATAATGGCTTTTCTTGTGGCATTTATATTAAGAAAATTATTTTTCAAAGGC from Brachyspira sp. SAP_772 includes the following:
- a CDS encoding nucleoside recognition domain-containing protein codes for the protein MHILKAKWLGIPIFLGVLWLIFKVTFTLGAYPQGWIEMGISALSSFVSNLLPEGSLLQSVVVDGVIGGVGAVLSFFPLVLILFVGISFLEDCGYMARAAFLMDKVMHKFGLHGQSFIPMFLGFGCTIPATMAARTLRNKKDRIVTVLITTFMSCGARIPVYVLFTAAFFSPKMAPTVMFSIYIIGVIMAFLVAFILRKLFFKG